Within Candidatus Hydrogenedentota bacterium, the genomic segment ATGATCTCCTCCATGATGCGGGTGCCGCCCGCATCCTCCCATTCGAGCTCGCCCATCCAGTACGCCCGGACATGTCCGCGCTTGTCCACCAGATAGACGGTCGGCCACATCTGCTGCTGCCAGCGCCGCCAGTTGATGCCCGACCCGTCAATCAATACAGGGTAGGTGATGTCGTGCCGGTCCACCGCGTCCTGGACATTCTTGGGGTCCTTTTCGCGTTCCGTTTCCGGCGTGTGGATGCCCAGGACCGTCAGCGGCTCTTTGGCGAACTGGGACTGCCATCTGGCGTAGGCCGGCAGGTTTCTCTTGCAGTTGCCGCAGCCGAAGGCCCAGAAATGGACGACATACACCCGGCCCTTCTCGAAGGCCATGGGCTTTCCCCCGGTGTTCAGCCAGTCTGCGGGGGTGCTCACCAGTTTTGGGGCGGGCAGGTCCAGCGTGACCAGGGGCCGGGGCTTTGCCGCCGGCTGCGCCGCCGCCCAGAAGCCCGCCCCCGCAAGACAGGCCGTGAAGAGCGGGATAAAGAGGAGGGCCGGTGCGTGCTGTCGCATGGTTCCGCGTCCTTTGGCGCACTCACTGAAACAGGGGATCAGTGCCGTTTATTCAGGGGGTGGCGGGGAAAACGGCCGTGTCAGGCGCGGAGCAGCATCCAGGCGAGCACCACGGCGCC encodes:
- a CDS encoding redoxin domain-containing protein, which gives rise to MRQHAPALLFIPLFTACLAGAGFWAAAQPAAKPRPLVTLDLPAPKLVSTPADWLNTGGKPMAFEKGRVYVVHFWAFGCGNCKRNLPAYARWQSQFAKEPLTVLGIHTPETEREKDPKNVQDAVDRHDITYPVLIDGSGINWRRWQQQMWPTVYLVDKRGHVRAYWMGELEWEDAGGTRIMEEIIRQLLREPGPQSG